Part of the Pseudoalteromonas undina genome, TTCATAACCATAGGCCCATTCAAAATTATCCATTAAACTCCATGCAAAGTAGCCTTGTACATTAACGCCTTGCTCAACTGCATTATGAACGGCATTAAGATGGGTATGGTAATAATTGATACGTTGTATGTCATCTACTTTACCATTTATTAATATATCAGCCATCGCTGCACCGTTCTCTGTTATATATACCTTAGGTAAAGTGTAACGATCATTTAGTGAAAGCAGTAATTCGCACAATCCCTGCGGGTATATTTCCCAGCCCATATCGGTGGTGGCAACATTCTCTAAAGAAACTTCTCTAAACCAATGATCTGGGGTATTTTTGTAATGAATACGAGTATAGTAATTAACCCCTAAAAAATCGATCTTTTGGCTAATAATTGCCATATCTCCATCACTAATATGGGGCTTTGCATCATTTGCAAGCTCATTAATCACTTCAGGGTAACAGCCCTCTAGTACTGCCCGTATATACCATTGGTTATGATAGTCATCAGCTAATTTAGCAGCGCGTTCATCAGCAGTGGTAAGCGGATAGGATGGGCTAAAGTTAAGTACTATACCGGCTTCTATCGTGGGGCAATTCTTACGTATCACTTGCATTGCGAGTCCATGGGCAAGCAGTAAGTGGTGCGCTGCTTGGCGTCCTGCTTTTTGACTTTTTATGCCTGGTGCATGTACCCCTATTTCATAGCCTAGGTAGGCACTACAAAAAGGCTCATTTAAGGTCGCATAAGAGTCAACTAAGCCCTTTAGTTGTTGAGTTACTATGTGAGTGTAATGAGCAAATTGATACGCGGTATTGCGATTTAGCCAACCACCGTTGTCTTCTAAATGCTGTGGTAAATCCCAATGATATAAAGTGACATAAGTTTTAATGTTACGCGCTTTTAAAGCTTGTAATAGCGATTTATAAAACGACATTCCTTGAATATTCAAGCTGCCATCTTGGTGTAAAACGCGTGGCCAAGAAATCGAAAGACGATAAGCGTCTACAGCTAAATCAGCAATCATTTGTACATCTTGTTGCCAATATTCTATGTGTTTACATGCTTGGTTGCCGTTACTGTTATCTGCAATGGTGTTTGGTTTGTTACAAAAAGTATCCCAAATACAGGGGAGGCGGGTATCGTAACTTCCCTCTATTTGAAAAGAGGCTGTAGCAACCCCAAAAATAAACGGCGGCTTTAAGAGGGCTGACGTGCCTGGTAAGGAGATTGTTTTAAACACAATGAGATACGTCCTTAAGCTTGCAAATAATAATGAGCTTTACAGTAGAGCTAAGCAATATAAATTGCATAATACAACAATGTAAGCGCTTACAATATTTTTGTAAATAAATTGATAAATTTTCTCTATATGCTATAAATGTAAGCGCTTACATTTGGTGTTGCAACTATTATCTGCATTTTAAGTTTTACTAAACGCAATAAAATAGAGGTAACAATCTGATAATTAAAAAATAATTAGAGATTATACTATGGCACATATCACACAGCCACTACCGGCAGCAGAAAACAGCCAAAAACCAGGGTCTACACACACCTTTGCGTTAACATCGCTTACGACCTTGTTTTTTATGTGGGGTTTTCTTACTTGCCTAAACGATATTTTAATTCCGTATTTAAAGGGAATGTTCTCCCTCAATTACACCCAAGCAATGTTGGTACAATTTTGTTTTTTTGGTGCCTACTTTGTTATGTCAATTCCTGCAGGGAAGCTGGTCAGTAAAATAGGTTACCAATTTGGTATTGTTGTTGGTTTGGTTGTTGCTGCGATAGGGTGTGCACTATTTTACCCCGCTGCAGAGGCACATGTTTACGAACTATTTTTACTTGCTTTGTTTGTACTTGCTTCAGGGATCACCATTTTACAAGTCTCTGCCAACCCTTATGTAAGCGTATTAGGGCCTGCAAAAACAGCGTCTTCGCGTTTAACTATGACTCAAGCTTTTAACTCTTTAGGTACAACTGTTGCGCCATTGTTTGGTAGTTGGTTAATTTTGTCAGAAATTAGTCAAGCTACAGCAGAACAAGTTAAGTTTCCTTATTTAATGCTCAGTGCAAGTTTATTAACATTGGCGATTATTTTTGCTTTTTTAAAGCTACCTAAACTAGGTAAAGCGATTGACAGTGAAGCAGAAAACCAAGGTGACACTGAGTTTGTTGATTTAGGCAGTGTATGGAAATATCGTCACCTTATTTTAGGCGCGATTGGTATTTTTGTTTACGTAGGGGCTGAAGTGGCAATAGGTAGTTTTTTAGTTGGCTTTTTAACCCTTGATCATATTGCAGGCTTACCAGAGCAACAAGCAGCACATTACATTAGCTATTATTTTGCAGGTGCAATGATAGGGCGATTTGCTGGTGCTGCGATTATGCAAAAATTAAACGCAGCCAAAGTATTAGCTTGTCATGGTATTTTAGCAGGCTTACTTGTGTTAATTGCTATGACGGGTCAGGGGTCACTGGCTATGTGGGCTATTTTATTAGTTGGATTATGTAACTCAATTATGTTTCCTACTATTTTTAGTTTAGCACTGCAGGGGCTTGGTAAATACACCTCACAGGGGTCGGGTATCTTATGTTTAGCGATTGTTGGCGGTGCTATTATTCCGTTATTACAAGGTATGCTGGCTGATAACATCGGTGTGCAATTAGCTCTTATTCTGCCCATTGGCTGCTATTTATATATTACTTATTTCGCGCTGTTTGGTGCAAAAAAAACAACGTCAACTCCTCTTTGAGTTTTAGGTGAATGCTATGATTATTAAACGCACTTTTTCAATCACTGCGCTGATGCTAGCAGCAATAACCAGCAGCGGTTGTTCGCAACCCTCTAACAGTGCTAGTGATGTTACAAGCCAAAAAGAAATTTGGCCAACAATAGAAACCGGTATTAAAAGCGATGCTCAAATGGAGCAAAAAATCGCTGATATGCTAAAGAATATGACGCTAGAGCAAAAAATAGCGCAAATGATCCAACCTGAAATTCGTAATATCACGGTT contains:
- a CDS encoding GH1 family beta-glucosidase codes for the protein MFKTISLPGTSALLKPPFIFGVATASFQIEGSYDTRLPCIWDTFCNKPNTIADNSNGNQACKHIEYWQQDVQMIADLAVDAYRLSISWPRVLHQDGSLNIQGMSFYKSLLQALKARNIKTYVTLYHWDLPQHLEDNGGWLNRNTAYQFAHYTHIVTQQLKGLVDSYATLNEPFCSAYLGYEIGVHAPGIKSQKAGRQAAHHLLLAHGLAMQVIRKNCPTIEAGIVLNFSPSYPLTTADERAAKLADDYHNQWYIRAVLEGCYPEVINELANDAKPHISDGDMAIISQKIDFLGVNYYTRIHYKNTPDHWFREVSLENVATTDMGWEIYPQGLCELLLSLNDRYTLPKVYITENGAAMADILINGKVDDIQRINYYHTHLNAVHNAVEQGVNVQGYFAWSLMDNFEWAYGYEKRFGLVYVDYQTQQRTLKQSAIAYRDFLKQRQK
- a CDS encoding sugar MFS transporter, producing the protein MAHITQPLPAAENSQKPGSTHTFALTSLTTLFFMWGFLTCLNDILIPYLKGMFSLNYTQAMLVQFCFFGAYFVMSIPAGKLVSKIGYQFGIVVGLVVAAIGCALFYPAAEAHVYELFLLALFVLASGITILQVSANPYVSVLGPAKTASSRLTMTQAFNSLGTTVAPLFGSWLILSEISQATAEQVKFPYLMLSASLLTLAIIFAFLKLPKLGKAIDSEAENQGDTEFVDLGSVWKYRHLILGAIGIFVYVGAEVAIGSFLVGFLTLDHIAGLPEQQAAHYISYYFAGAMIGRFAGAAIMQKLNAAKVLACHGILAGLLVLIAMTGQGSLAMWAILLVGLCNSIMFPTIFSLALQGLGKYTSQGSGILCLAIVGGAIIPLLQGMLADNIGVQLALILPIGCYLYITYFALFGAKKTTSTPL